From a single Eleginops maclovinus isolate JMC-PN-2008 ecotype Puerto Natales chromosome 18, JC_Emac_rtc_rv5, whole genome shotgun sequence genomic region:
- the LOC134880835 gene encoding NACHT and WD repeat domain-containing protein 2 isoform X2: MDWSPSKSTCVKLYLCSNPDDSVVERRALRESVFPKLREHCRHTLGLDVRVIDPFESNDSSSWPDENSRQQLIEECRKSSTGPFLLALVGHQYGTASLPAQVEVSDFQLLLHEGQQAGVRTQELERAYQRDENTIPPSYCLRPQQRLICCPQLEDKEEEETQMKAKEEELRKVFQTVVSLCVHNGVMSPKTANSFYRSALDADLRFAVDNRPDNEIIRRCLVYVHKVINAKGETKKSCMKSPPQQQSEEAACDLGTTPTDGQLFSELCDHFLPGLISSSQLLVYTTATECDRRHGYTTARRRGYAESLCQQVYCDLVGLIDSWNILDSRDGCQFSDVLAREQAEQQELCDSLSRLYDVIRPEEEKQVRAYVEQSEQQCPLVVTGGPCTGKTVLMAHCAQQIKSWLPDSDPVLVTYFCNLSVNQSPKHLLSSLCYQIGMRYHSESSSEQNPNNCGDPSCIPPIMEYNMCVSELKERLTSLLSSMPSTKQPLVLILVGLDLIKGNFGAQILDSLPSPLPHSVKLILTVSSNRTQVLKVFKSHTNPPQCVSEGSEKESGYVCVQMGHVDRKQCVKMLATLLSSSGRRVTSGQQALVNQALTSCRLTLYARLLHLHTSLWHSDSDVTESSLPDSVHLSISLLLDHLEKKHGSSIVTLALSYLTLSRTGLTEAELADLLSSDQKVLTEYVPQDGSLSCDLRVPQIDVERLLLDLRSFLIKRTVAGSDVLFWVSRHFKLVVAKRYLGTHDVRKEIHLAMADYFSGSLSCGGAKPLLVKQKSETNKYSGKMGVHIDRQPCSQPFVFPFSDKDSGPVNLRKVLELPYHLQKSSEWVEFEHGLLMSLRFHRAMVRAGLLGDLVAMLESEEGSHHFSLSRERALLASILKSFECLLLSSPLLLPSVMETSLLPYLEVFPSLKGYVREIRQERKDKGTGLGVALCPAPSSVPSIQCLKRDAKTKDVSVREAAGTESGIVAEIMDDGEAWVWKGSGCDIVKLSLSCKQKEMKFAGVKSSGQFILLSTQCNKLFLWDVSGPEMFLQVEDPLKTTVNEVEGFVADSKNIFLWWKDESFVSMFNVSSEIFTHFQCQSCVTCLVCSSNGFYMYCGQQEGTVSIFDTNTGSLLGSCSNSNHNAVALIILREDMWEMACVGRKGGVSLWDVAAKRNPPRLVTESFTGGKSNDILNLDYSHEIHTLLVCQSHQVALWDTSDWELWDEFLAPQGKAFTQAVLSQDGNLFLALLDACSLVLVWTVSTGGCILSLGVNNQPCKLIKTASDVVCVNLDGILTVWDSGMIDAAGTAPKMGRGVKEVVVEQTGEWFYTSDGSETVWRWRLETGLPHDNFLHDGPVEKLRLSPNNSHLVILSAGEIYVWQTETGQNVLRMSGSRATDILITPNSNFGVSISERGLSRVWKLAHGSIVCSINSYLSDAQVSPESTFLIGLRRRDLLAASLWSGCINKRFSCCIESSEHVVAFHTLSEHPDFVVVMAASGAVYTWKVTEGTLCRHFQLPYRFHCQPKDFQMSSDGSYALLSTDNEAINLLDLSQVRLCSFKAEGPVVKACLDKSGCYAAYISHPTTTLEKNCVCYQQARPVLTFVRFTDGERIGIVCLAKNPLTLVVCERQCVFVGFEDGSVGVYSILDVEVNGEKFVGSRENLNGCFKQCPFDRALSRLPLPTPNITWP; this comes from the exons ATGGACTGGTCACCTTCAAAATCCACCTGTGTGAAACTCTATCTGTGCTCCAACCCCGACG ATAGCGTGGTGGAGCGCAGAGCcctgagagagagtgtgtttccCAAACTTAGAGagcactgcagacacacactgggGCTGGACGTCAGG gttatAGACCCATTTGAGTCCAATGACTCCAGTAGTTGGCCAGATGAAaacagcagacagcagctgatTGAAGAATGCAGAAAGAGCTCCACAGGACCTTTTTTGCTG GCTCTGGTAGGACATCAGTATGGCACAGCCAGTCTGCCCGCCCAGGTGGAGGTGTCAGACTTCCAGCTGCTGCTTCACGAGGGTCAGCAGGCTGGGGTCCGTACCCAGGAGCTGGAGCGTGCCTACCAGAGGGATGAAAACACCATCCCCCCTTCCTACTGCCTGAGACCTCAACAAAGACTAATTTGCTGTCCTCAG ctggaggataaggaggaagaggagactcAAATGAAGGCTAAAGAGGAAGAGTTGCGgaaggtgtttcagactgttgTCAGTCTGTGCGTTCACAACGGTGTTATGAGCCCAAAGACAGCCAATAGCTTCTACAGATCAG CCCTCGATGCAGATCTGCGGTTTGCTGTGGACAACCGTCCTGATAATGAGATCATCAGACGCTGCCTGGTTTACGTCCACAAGGTCATCAACGCAAAAGGAGAGACAAAGAAGAGCTGTATGAAGTCACCTCCTCAGCAGCAGTCAGAG GAGGCTGCCTGTGACTTAGGGACAACACCCACTGATGGACAACTTTTCTCAGAGCTTTGTGACCACTTCCTTCCTGGTCTCATCAGTTCCTCCCAGCTTCTAGTCTACACCACGGCCACAGAGTGTGACCGTCGACATGGTTACACGACAGCCAGGAGGCGGGGCTATGCCGAGTCTCTGTGCCAGCAGGTGTACTGCGACCTTGtgggtttgattgacagctggaaCATCTTAGACAGCAGAGATGGCTGTCAGTTCAGCGATGTTTTGGCCAGAGAACAGGCCGAGCAGCAGGAGCTGTGTGACTCACTGTCAAGATTATATGATGTCATTCGGCCTGAGGAGGAAAAG CAGGTCAGAGCCTATGTGGAGCAGAGTGAACAGCAGTGCCCTCTAGTGGTGACAGGAGGACCATGCACAGGAAAGACAGTTCTGATGGCACACTGTGCTCAACAG atAAAGTCTTGGCTACCAGACAGTGATCCTGTATTGGTAACTTACTTTTGCAACCTATCAGTAAACCAGTCCCCTAAGCACCTGTTATCGAGCCTGTGTTATCAAATTGGCATGAGATATCACAGCGAATCTTCCTCTGAGCAGAATCCCAACAACTGTGGTGATCCTAGCTGTATCCCTCCGATCATGGAAtacaacatgtgtgtgtctgagcttAAAGAGCGTCTCACATCCCTTCTCTCCTCCATGCCCTCTACCAAACAACCTCTAGTTCTGATCCTTGTTGGCCTGGATCTCATTAAAGGTAACTTTGGAGCTCAAATCCTGGACAgcctcccctccccccttcctcaCAGCGTCAAACTCATCCTCACTGTCTCCTCCAACCGAACACAAGTCCTGAAAGTCTTTAAATCACATACAAATCcccctcagtgtgtgtcagagggcAGCGAGAAGGAGTCCGGATATGTTTGTGTTCAGATGGGACATGTGGACAGGAAACAGTGTGTGAAGATGTTGGCAACACTTCTGAGCAGTTCAGGGAGGAGGGTGACTTCTGGACAACAGGCGCTGGTGAACCAGGCGCTGACTTCCTGTCGTCTGACTCTCTACGCTCGACTCCTGCACCTACACACCTCACTCTGGCACTCTG atTCAGATGTGACTGAGTCCTCTCTCCCTGATAGCGTCCATTTATCCATTTCTTTGCTGCTAGATCACCTTGAGAAGAAGCACGGCTCCTCTATCGTAACTCTGGCCCTCTCTTACCTCACCCTCTCCAGGACCGGGCTCACTGAGGCCGAGCTCGCAGATCTGCTTTCCAGTGATCAAAAAGTGCTGACTGAGTACGTTCCACAGGATGGAAGCCTTTCCTGCGATTTGAGGGTCCCACAAATCGACGTGGAGCGACTTCTATTGGATTTGAGGAGCTTCCTCATTAAGAGGACGGTTGCAGGGTCAGATGTTTTGTTCTGGGTAAGCAGGCATTTCAAGCTGGTGGTGGCTAAAAGATATTTAGGCACTCATGATGTGAGGAAGGAGATCCATTTGGCAATGGCAGACTATTTTAGTGGCAGTTTGTCTTGTGGGGGTGCTAAACCACTCCTTGTTAAGCAGAAATCTGAAACAAACAAGTACTCCGGGAAAATGGGAGTACACATTGACAGGCAGCCATGCAGCCAGCCATTTGTCTTTCCCTTTTCTGACAAAGACAGTGGGCCGGTGAACTTGAGAAAGGTCTTAGAATTGCCTTACCACTTGCAAAAAAGTAGCGAATGGGTGGAGTTTGAGCACGGACTGTTAATGTCTTTGAGGTTTCACCGGGCTATGGTTCGAGCAGGACTCCTGGGAGATTTGGTAGCCATGTTAGAAAGTGAGGAGGGGTCACACCACTTCAGTTTATCAAGGGAAAGAGCACTTCTAGCAAGCATATTGAAGTCTTTTGAATGCTTACTGCTGAGCTCACCCCTGCTGCTGCCCTCAGTGATGGAGACGAGCCTCCTCCCTTACCTGGAGGTTTTTCCTTCACTCAAAGGTTATGTCAGAGAGATCAGACAGGAGAGGAAGGACAAAGGAACAGGATTAGGAGTAGCCCTTTGCCCTGCTCCTTCATCTGTTCCCTCCATCCAGTGTTTGAAGCGTGATGCCAAAACTAAGGATGTCTCTGTTAGAGAAGCAGCGGGCACAGAGAGTGGGATAGTCGCAGAGATCATGGATGATGGCGAGGCTTGGGTTTGGAAAGGCTCTGGGTGTGATATAGTCAAACTCTCACTGAGCTGCAAGCAGAAGGAGATGAAGTTTGCAGGTGTGAAGAGCAGTGGTCAATTCATCCTGCTTTCCACACAATGCAACAAACTTTTCTTGTGGGATGTGTCGGGCCCAGAAATGTTTCTGCAGGTTGAAGACCCTTTGAAAACAACGGTGAACGAGGTTGAGGGGTTTGTTGCTGATTcgaaaaatatatttctgtggTGGAAAGATGAGAGTTTTGTGAGTATGTTTAATGTCTCCAGTGAGATTTTTACTCATTTCCAGTGTCAGAGCTGTGTGACCTGCTTGGTTTGCTCCTCTAATGGCTTTTACATGTACTGTGGACAGCAGGAAGGCACAGTGTCCATTTTTGACACAAACACTGGCAGCCTCCTAGGCAGTTGTTCAAACTCAAACCACAATGCCGTTGCATTGATAATCCTGCGTGAAGATATGTGGGAAATGGCTTGTGTTGGCAGGAAAGGCGGTGTATCCCTATGGGATGTGGCAGCCAAAAGAAACCCACCCAGACTTGTCACAGAAAGCTTTACTGGGGGTAAATCCAATGACATCCTAAACCTAGATTACTCACATGAAATCCACACATTACTAGTGTGTCAATCTCACCAAGTTGCACTGTGGGATACCTCTGACTGGGAGCTGTGGGACGAGTTCCTTGCTCCACAGGGCAAGGCATTCACTCAAGCCGTACTCTCCCAGGATGGCAACCTTTTCCTGGCATTGTTAGACGCTTGTTCCCTCGTCTTGGTGTGGACGGTCAGCACCGGGGGGTGTATTCTTTCCTTAGGAGTAAACAACCAGCCTTGTAAACTCATCAAAACAGCCTCAGATGTTGTTTGTGTCAATCTTGACGGCATCCTGACAGTGTGGGACTCCGGGATGATAGATGCTGCAGGTACAGCTCCGAAAATGGGTCGTGGAGTAAAAGAAGTGGTGGTTGAACAAACAGGAGAGTGGTTCTACACTTCTGATGGGTCAGAGACCGTGTGGAGATGGAGATTAGAAACAGGACTTCCACACGATAACTTCCTTCATGATGGTCCTGTGGAAAAACTGCGTCTTTCCCCAAATAACTCCCATCTTGTCATActctcagcaggagaaataTATGTTTGGCAGACAGAAACAGGGCAGAACGTCCTGCGTATGAGTGGCAGCAGAGCAACAGACATCCTGATCACCCCCAACAGTAACTTTGGGGTCAGTATTTCTGAGCGGGGGTTGTCTAGGGTTTGGAAACTAGCACACGGGAGCATTGTGTGCAGCATAAACTCATACCTATCTGACGCCCAGGTGTCCCCTGAGAGCACCTTCCTTATCGGCCTTCGACGTAGAGACCTGTTAGCTGCCAGTCTGTGGTCAGGCTGCATCAACAAGCGCTTCTCCTGCTGCATAGAAAGCTCTGAGCATGTTGTTGCTTTCCACACACTTTCAGAGCATCCAGACTTTGTGGTGGTGATGGCTGCCTCAGGGGCAGTGTACACCTGGAAGGTTACAGAGGGGACCCTGTGCAGGCACTTCCAGCTGCCTTATAGGTTTCACTGTCAGCCAAAAGACTTCCAAATGTCCTCTGATGGGAGCTACGCCCTCCTGTCTACTGACAATGAAGCCATCAACCTCTTAGACTTATCTCAGGTCAGATTGTGCTCATTCAAGGCTGAGGGTCCTGTCGTTAAAGCTTGTTTGGATAAATCTGGATGCTATGCTGCCTACATATCTcaccccaccaccaccctgGAGAAAAACTGTGTCTGCTACCAGCAAGCTAGGCCCGTCCTCACATTTGTACGATTCACAGATGGAGAAAGAATAGGAATTGTGTGTCTGGCTAAGAATCCGTTGACTCTGGTTGTGTGTGAgcggcagtgtgtgtttgttggattTGAGGATGGGTCTGTTGGTGTGTATTCAATTTTAGATGTTGAGGTCAATGGGGAGAAGTTTGTTGGGAGCAGGGAGAATTTGAATGGTTGTTTTAAGCAATGCCCCTTTGACAGAGCATTAAGCAGGTTACCACTACCCACCCCAAATATAACATGGCCTTAg